The following proteins are encoded in a genomic region of Oncorhynchus masou masou isolate Uvic2021 chromosome 19, UVic_Omas_1.1, whole genome shotgun sequence:
- the srp9 gene encoding signal recognition particle 9 kDa protein, which translates to MPYYQTWEEFARAAEKLYLTDPMKVRVVLKYRHCDGNLCIKVTDDAVCLQYKTDQAQDVKKIEKLHGKLMRLMVSKESGAMEMD; encoded by the exons ATGCCTTATTATCAAACATGGGAAGAGTTCGCTCGTGCAGCAGAAAAATTATATTTGACAGATCCAATGAAG GTCAGGGTGGTTCTCAAATACAGACACTGTGATGGTAACCTTTGCATCAAAGTCACCGATGATGCAGTG TGTTTACAATACAAGACGGACCAGGCCCAGGACGTGAAGAAGATAGAGAAACTGCATGGCAAACTGATGAGGCTTATGGTGTCCAAGGAAAGTGGTGCCATGGAAATGGACTGA
- the ephx1 gene encoding epoxide hydrolase 1, whose product MFTEVMLALVVGGVIYFLVQKSKRPQLKSEDGWWGEGTPPDREEDVSIRPYIVRTDKEELEDLYRRIDQTRSFPSLEDSQFTYGFNSQYLQNVVSYWRHDFDWRRQVDQLNKYPHYKTNIEGIDVHYVHVRPKNLPEGVTAVPLLMVHGWPGSFYEFYRMIPLLTQPSNPDDIVFEVVCPSIPGYCFSEAPHKKGFDSVCAARVFHKLMKRLGFQQFYAHGGDWGWIVTTNMAQLEPKIIKGLHLNFAPPSKPGLPMVLSIMLGRRFPKMFGFNEHDIQRIYPVVQNLVVESVKESGYMHIQATKPDTVGRGLNDSPVGLAAYILEKFSTWTDHDFRNLDDGGLTRKFSLDDLLTNVMIYWTSGCIISSMRFYKENFSKGLDQPHSKMPVHVPTGFACFPNELMHTPKLWVQQKYRELKTFTPMARGGHFAAMEEPELMAQDIQNFTKMQEKRKK is encoded by the exons ATGTTTACAGAGGTTATGTTAGCCCTGGTGGTGGGAGGAGTGATCTACTTTCTGGTGCAGAAGAGTAAGAGGCCTCAGCTGAAGAGTGAGGATGGCTGGTGGGGGGAGGGGACTCCCCCAGACAGGGAAGAAGATGTCAGCATTCGCCCGTACATAGTCCGGACGGATAAGGAGGAGTTGGAG GACCTGTACAGGAGAATAGACCAGACCCGATCCTTCCCTTCTCTAGAGGATAGCCAGTTCACCTACGGCTTCAACTCCCAGTATCTGCAGAATGTGGTCTCCTACTGGAGACATGATTTTgactggaggagacaggtggatcAACTGAACAAATACCCACATTACAAAACCAACATCGAAG GCATTGACGTGCACTACGTCCATGTGCGGCCCAAGAACCTCCCTGAGGGCGTGACTGCTGTGCCTCTGCTCATGGTGCACGGCTGGCCAGGCTCTTTCTATGAGTTCTACAGGATGATACCCCTCCTGACTCAACCCTCCAACCCAGACGACATCGTGTTTGAGGtggtctgtccctccatccctggGTACTGCTTCTCTGAGGCTCCACATAAGAAAG GTTTTGACTCGGTTTGTGCGGCTCGTGTGTTCCACAAGCTGATGAAGAGACTAGGTTTCCAACAGTTCTATGCTCAtggaggagactggggatggaTCGTCACCACCAACATGGCCCAGCTGGAGCCCAA AATAATCAAAGGCTTGCATCTCAACTTTGCTCCCCCCTCCAAGCCGGGCCTGCCCATGGTTCTGTCTATAATGCTGGGCCGCCGTTTCCCCAAGATGTTTGGCTTCAATGAGCACGACATTCAGCGCATCTACCCCGTTGTGCAGAACCTAGTGGTGGAGTCTGTTAAGGAGTCAGGATATATGCACATCCAGGCCACCAAGCCTGACACTGTGG GTCGAGGGTTGAATGATTCTCCAGTAGGTCTTGCTGCTTATATCTTGGAGAAGTTTTCCACCTGGACTGACCATGACTTCAGGAACCTGGATGACGGAGGACTTACGAG GAAGTTCAGTCTGGATGACCTGCTGACCAACGTGATGATCTACTGGACGTCTGGCTGCATCATCTCCTCCATGCGCTTCTACAAGGAGAACTTCAGCAAGGGTCTTGACCAGCCACACTCAAA GATGCCGGTGCACGTGCCCACCGGTTTTGCCTGCTTCCCCAACGAGCTGATGCACACCCCCAAGCTGTGGGTACAGCAGAAGTACCGCGAGCTGAAGACCTTCACGCCCATGGCCCGAGGAGGACACTTTGCCGCCATGGAGGAGCCAGAACTCATGGCCCAGGACATCCAGAACTTCACCAAGAtgcaggagaagaggaagaagtgA
- the LOC135505617 gene encoding transcription factor 24-like, translated as MAEKQLEDPKSIPAEQTKMYSQNQLSLRTPQPGHKQSTRRDPKKWVSSGCVNGVQPSRAMKSHHSPENAARERSRVRNLRQAFHSLQAALPSVPRDTKLSKLDVLVLATDYIAHLTETLDQGGSLSELPLPPRAGGYLHPVKKWPMRSLLYCGSVGGLLSANQTPVSGEKVTHPLTPNPEVNMDRSI; from the exons ATGGCTGAAAAGCAGCTGGAGGATCCTAAGTCCATTCCAGCAGAGCAGACCAAGATGTATTCACAGAACCAGTTAAGTCTGAGAACACCGCAGCCTGGACACAAACAATCCACACGTAGGGATCCTAAGAAGTGG GTGAGTTCTGGGTGTGTTAATGGGGTGCAGCCTAGCAGGGCCATGAAGTCCCATCACTCCCCAGAGAACGCGGCCAGGGAGAGGAGCCGTGTGCGTAACCTCCGCCAGGCCTTCCACAGCCTGCAGGCAGCCCTACCCTCCGTCCCCCGTGACACCAAGCTCTCCAAGCTGGACGTCCTGGTCCTGGCCACCGACTACATCGCGCACCTTACTGAGACTCTGGATCAGGGAGGGTCTCTGTCTGAACTCCCACTACCCCCCAGGGCAGGGGGCTACCTCCACCCAGTCAAG AAGTGGCCGATGCGCTCCTTGCTGTACTGTGGGAGTGTGGGAGGactgctgtcagccaatcagacgCCAGTGTCAGGAGAGAAGGTGACGCATCCACTGACCCCTAACCCAGAGGTCAACATGGACAGATCCATTTAG
- the slc5a6a gene encoding solute carrier family 5 member 6a, whose product MGDVVQMHFTTPDYVIFALLLVASTCIGLFYALSGGRQRTTQEFLLADRSMSCLPVSLSLLATFQSAVAILGAPSEIYTYGTQYWFLGVSYFLGLLIPAHVFIPVFYRLRLTSAYEYLELRFNKTVRIMGTVTFIFQMVIYMGVVLYAPALALNAVTGFDLWGAVLAMGLVCTLYTTLGGLKAVIWTDVFQTIVMFAGQLAVIIVGAHQAGGMGEVWRKAMNGSRIASLDLNPDPTERHTFWTLGVGGVFLMLALYGVNQAQVQRYLSSRTEREAVMSCYVVFPCQQVVLCLGCLMGLVMYARYGEESPLDKGYVKTNDQMVLYFVMDVFRDLPGLPGLFVACLFSGALSTISSAFNSLATVTMEDLIKPYCPAMTEAKATLLSKGLALAYGLVCLTMAYVASLMGSVLQAAFSIFGMVGGPLLGLFCLGMFFPWANSTGAIVGLVAGLAMAFWIGIGNFVSRMAVPTPLLPIINATTMPLRGNMTTAVMTTLITSITAKPKPTGVQALYNLSYLWYSAHNSTTVVIVGLIVSLLTGPMKEKDLTPGTVYPVLGNLLFFLPERYREKLCCVTPLSHKPKAINTQPYQMAQESNGVAQHKEEEKIEKDKKDEERATPQPSYRLAHTVQETAL is encoded by the exons ATGGGGGACGTAGTACAGATGCACTTCACCACGCCGGACTATGTGATCTTCGCCCTGCTGCTGGTGGCGTCCACGTGCATCGGCTTGTTCTACGCCCTGTCAGGCGGGCGCCAGCGCACCACACAGGAGTTCTTATTGGCCGACCGTTCTATGAGCTGCCTGCCCGTGTCACTGTCATTGCTCGCCACCTTCCAGTCAGCCGTGGCCATCCTGGGAGCGCCCTCGGAGATCTACACCTATGGAACGCAGTACTGGTTCCTGGGAGTCTCCTACTTCCTCGGTCTGCTTATCCCTGCCCACGTCTTCATACCTGTCTTCTACAGGCTCCGCCTCACCAGCGCTTATGAG TATTTGGAGCTGCGCTTCAATAAGACGGTGCGCATTATGGGGACCGTGACCTTTATCTTTCAGATG GTGATCTATATGGGGGTGGTCCTCTATGCCCCAGCACTCGCACTCAATGCAG TGACTGGATTTGACCTCTGGGGGGCAGTGCTGGCCATGGGACTGGTGTGCACCCTGTACACAAcattg GGAGGGCTAAAGGCAGTCATCTGGACAGATGTGTTCCAGACCATTGTGATGTTTGCTGGCCAGCTGGCGGTCATCATAGTGGGGGCCCACCAGGCAGGGGGCATGGGAGAAGTTTGGCGGAAGGCCATGAACGGCAGCCGCATCGCTAGCTTGGA TCTGAACCCTGACCCGACGGAGAGGCACACTTTCTGGACACTGGGGGTGGGCGGGGTATTCCTCATGCTGGCTCTGTACGGGGTCAACCAGGCCCAGGTTCAGAGGTACCTCAGCTCCCGCACTGAGAGGGAGGCCGTCAT gtCATGCTACGTGGTGTTTCCCTGCCAGCAGGTGGTGCTGTGTCTAGGTTGTCTGATGGGTCTAGTGATGTATGCTCGCTATGGTGAGGAAAGCCCGCTTGATAAGGGCTACGTCAAAACCAATGACCAG ATGGTGCTGTACTTTGTGATGGATGTGTTCAGGGACCTGCCAGGCCTCCCAGGGCTGTTTGTAGCCTGCCTGTTCAGCGGAGCTCTCAG TACCATCTCATCAGCGTTTAACTCCCTAGCGACGGTAACCATGGAGGACCTGATCAAGCCTTACTGCCCGGCCATGACAGAGGCCAAAGCCACGCTGCTCTCAAAGGGCCTGG CGTTGGCCTACGGTCTGGTATGTCTGACCATGGCCTACGTCGCATCTCTCATGGGCTCAGTGCTGCAG GCAGCATTCAGTATCTTTGGGATGGTGGGTGGTCCTCTCCTCGGCCTCTTCTGTCTGGGAATGTTCTTCCCCTGGGCAAACTCCACT gGTGCGATTGTAGGGTTGGTGGCAGGCCTGGCTATGGCATTCTGGATTGGCATTGGTAATTTTGTGTCTCGTATGGCCGTGCCCACCCCTCTGCTCCCCATCATCAACGCCACCACTATGCCCCTCCGCGGCAACATGACTACCGCTGTCATGACAACCCTGATTACTTCAATCACCGCTAAACCAAA GCCTACAGGTGTGCAGGCCCTGTACAATCTGTCCTATTTGTGGTACAGTGCTCATAACTCTACCACTGTGGTGATAGTGGGACTGATAGTCAGCCTGTTGACCGGTCCTATGAAGGAGAAAGACCTGACCCCAGGGACTGTGTACCCTGTCCTGGGCAACCTGCTCTTCTTCCTGCCTGAACGTTACAGGGAGAAGCTCTGCTGTGTCACTCCACTGTCACACAAG CCCAAAGCTATCAACACGCAGCCGTACCAGATGGCTCAGGAGAGCAACGGCGTTGCCCAACACAAAGAGGAGGAGAAAATAGAGAAGGATAAGAAGGACGAGGAGAGGGCCACCCCTCAGCCTTCCTACCGACTGGCTCACACAGTGCAGGAGACAGCCTTGTAa